Genomic window (Taeniopygia guttata chromosome 32, bTaeGut7.mat, whole genome shotgun sequence):
TCCATCCTCCCCCCTTTGTGTGCCCCCCGATATTTACGCGGGGGGGGGCTCAGCACACCATAAAtacccccccagccccatttctcCCCAACCCGGCCCAGCCGTGtcacccccccctccccacttcAGGACCCTCCCCCCTTTATCCTCAGGagcccccccccaccccacgatctcggggaccccccccaggctcgggggcagatttggggtgcTCCAGGCACCCCGGGGTGGGGGGGTCAGATGGCGGTGTCCCAGAGCACGGCGTGCGGCCGGCGGGCCGGGGGGGtgccggggggcggcgggggcggggggcgcccCTCGGGAGCGGCGCCCCCTTTCCAGGCGGGGGGGGCGGGCAGGGGGGGCAGGCTGTCCTGCTTGcacagcccccccccccccccccccgcgccTTGATCTCGGTGCACACGCAGCGCTTGCGGTCGAtcacctcctgcagctgcccgtcccgggcccggggggcggcggcggcggcggggaagCCCCCCCCGGGGACCCCACCGGAGAGGGGCCGCGATGTGGGGGGGCCGCGTGGGAACGGGGGGGCCCCGGCCTGCCGCACCCCCGAGGTGGAGGCCGAGCGGCCCAGGCGGGGACCCCCGGGCAGCTctgcgagggtggggggtgGGCGTCAGGGGGACGGGGattgtccccgtgtcccccccggtGTCCTTGTCACCTCCatccccgtgccccccgtgtccccccggtgtcctTATGTCACCTCCCGCCACCGTGTCCTTATGTCacctccatccctgtgccccccgGTGTCCTTATGTCACCTCCTCCATCCGttcccccccgtgtccccccggtgtccccccatgtccccccggTGTCATGTCACCTCCCGCCACCGTGtcgtcccccccccccccggtgTCCTTATGTCacctccatccctgtgcccccgtgtcccccccggtGTCCTTATGTCacctccatccctgtgcccccgtgtcccccccggtGTCCTTATGTCACCTCCCGCCAccgtgtccccccggtgtcctTATGTCACCTCCCGCcaccgtgtcccccccgtgtcccaaTGTCACCTCCTCCCCCCGTTGTCCCCCgccggtgcccccggtgccccgcACGTACCGGAGGCCCTCCCGCAGGCCGGGAAggtctggcagggcagggcgggcCCGGGCCGCCCCCGGGGCCCCTCGGCGCGGACCGGGATGCCcgaggggggcggggccgccgccgcccgctccTCCCGGGGGGGCTCCGGTGCCTCTGAAAGAACCGGGGGGTGTCAGTCCCGCCCAGTGGGCGTGGCCTCCCCAAGCCCCGCCCCCGCCTGTCACTCACTCTCGGTCTCCTTCCCGCGCCGGGCGGAGGCTCCGCCCCCTCCGCGCCGAAGGGGCGTGTCCTCCTCGCGGCCGAGGGCGGGGCCCGCCGCGGCCACGCCCCCGCGCACGCTCTCATAGGCGGGCGGGCGCTTcccggggggcggggcctcggcgggcggggggaggggcagcggccccagccccgcccccccgccgcGCTCgcgcccccccgccccccccggcGCGTGGTGCGGGGGGAGGGGCGTGGAGTGGCTGCGCGcgcgcgcggggggcggggcctcgcGGCGCGAGGGGAGGGGCAGGCGCGAGGCGGCCtcggggggcggggccagcggcggggggcggggcggcaGCAGGTTGGGGAAGGGCGGCGGGATGGGGGCGGGGCCGGAGAAGGGGGCGTGGCCGACGAAGGGGGCGCGGCCGGCGGGAGGGGCGTGGCCCGAGAAAGGGGCGTGGCCGGAGAAAGGGGCGTGGCCTGGGTGCAGCGCGGGGCCACCCAAAGGGGCGTGTCCGTGGGAGGGGGCGTGTCCGTGGGAGGGGGCGTGTCCGTGGAAAGGGGCGTGTCCGTGGAAAGGGGCGTGTCCGTGGAAAGGGGCGTgtcccggcccctcccccgcgggCAGGGGGCAGCTCATCTCCTCGTAGATGGCCTCGGGCTCCTCGGTGGGAGCGGGGGGCGCCCCCACCGGGCCCCCCCGCCGGGGAtcgccccccgggaccccccgggcGTCCCCCACCATCTCGATGTACACCGGCTCCTCCGCCTCGCCCTGCTCGGTCAGTGCCGGCGGTGGTGCCCCGGAGGACAGCCGGGTCTGGGGGCTGCGCGAGGGCTTCAGGGGGGGCGTCTGCCGCACGCAGCCCCCTCGGGGGGTGCCTGGGGGAGGGAAGGGCGTCAGGGGGTGCCACACGCGCTGTGTCCCCTCAGATTCCTTGTGACCCCTCCCTGCCACCCAAACCCTCCCCCGgacccactgtcccctccccgagccccccgaactgcccccagccccgccggtTGCACTCACCACCTCTCTTGGCGGGTGGTGCCTCCAGGCCGCGGCCCTCGGGGGGTCCTGAGCGGGGTCCGGGGGGGCGCAGGGGCACCCCCGGCTCGGGCAGCCCCACGGCGTGGCAGGACAGCGAGCGGGGGGCCATGCCGGGGGCGCAGGGCCGGGGGCCGCGCTCCTGCGGCGCCGGCAGCGTCAGGAAGCCCACCCGCAGCGGGCGCCGCAGGGACCCCCCCTCCCGCGCCTTGGGCACCCTGGAGAGGGGACACAGCGGgtcagggcaccccaaaatcccaggggaCGCCCTGACCGCTGCGGAGATCCTCCGGGATCCCCCTCTGTTTGTCCCACGGTATCCCAGTGTCCcacctggggtgtccccagtgtcccctcccaggatgtccccaatgtccccccagggatgtccccggGGTCCCCCCTGTgatgtccccggtgtccccctaggatgtccccggtgtcccccccgcagtgtccccggtgtccccagtgttCCCCCCGGGATgtccctcccggtgtccccggtgtccccggtgtccccccggtgtccccccggtaTCCCCCCGGTATTCCCCCCGGTATCCCCCCGGTatcccccccggtgtcccccccggtgtccccggtatccccccggtgtccccccgatatccccccagtatccccccggtgtccccccggtgtcccccccggtgtcccccctGGTGTcacccccggtgtcccccctgggctgtccccggtgtccccccagtgtcccccccagtgtccccccggtatcccccccggtgtccccggtacccccggtgtcccccctgtgatgtccccggtgtccctccAGGGGTGTCCCTGGTGTGCccccccgggctgtccccgatgtccccccaggtgtccccccggtgtcccccccggtgtccccggtatcccccccggtgtccccggtgtccccccggtgttCCCCCCGGATGTCCCCCCCGGGCTGTCCCTGGTATCCCCCCCGGTatccccccggtgtccccccagtgtccccggtatcccccccggtgtccccccggtaTCCCCGGTatccccccggtgtcccccccgtgCCCCGCTCACCCCTTGCGCGGCTCCTCCTCGCGGGGGCGCCACTCGGGCCGTCCCTTGCGCTGCAGGAGGCTCATGGCGGCCGCCGGGGGGCGCTCCTCGCCCAGGCGGAgcagggcggcggcggcggcggcgagctCCGACCGCGGGGGGGCGCTCATGGCTGGGGGCGGCGCGTCAGAGCCGGCCCGGGACCCACCGGGACCCCGGACCcaccgggacacaccgggaccCACCGGGACCCCGACCCACCGggacccaccgggacccccgacCCACCGggacccaccgggacccccggacccaccgggacacaccgggaccccggacccaccgggacccccggacCCACCGggacccaccgggacccccgagcCGGGACCCGGACCCACCGGGAACCCCgacccaccgggacccccgccccgggacccccgccccaGGACCCCggacccaccgggacccccgacccaccgggacccccgacccaccgggaccccggacccaccgggaccccggacccaccgggacccccgagTCGGGACCCCCGAGCCGGGTACCGACACCCACCGGGACCCCGGACCCACCGggacccaccgggacccccggacccaccgggacccccgacccaccgggacccccgaaCCGGGTCCCGAgacccaccgggacccccgatTCGGCTCCCGAGACCCTCCCGGACCCCCAATTTGAGTCCCGAGACCCTCCCGGACCCCCGATCCGGCTCCCGAGACCCACCGGGACCCCTGATTCGGGTCCTGAGACCCTCCCGGACCCCTGGCAGCAgacccccccccgccccggggaCCCCCGCACCCCCAATTTGAGTCCCGAGATCCTCCCGGACCCCCAATTTGGGTCCCGAGACCCTCCTGGACCCCCAATTCGGGTCCCCAGACCCTCCCGGTCCCCGTGGCCGCagagccccgccgggccgcccCATGCCCGTGGCTAACGCGACCCCCAACCCCGCCTGGGCTCCCGCCGCcgaccccccccaaaccccccggtCCCCTCaggagccccctccccaccggGAGCCAGCGTCCCTCTGCCCTCCCGTTCACCTCCGGGGCTCCGCCGGGCTACCCACCCCCGGTGATACCGGggtgcccccagaccccccggcccaccgggacccccccggcccaCCGCGCCGCCCAAACCACCCTCAACCCCGGGGTCCCCCCttcgccccccgccccgccgggacACCGGGGGTCGCTCGGTCACCCACCGGGGCTCTCGCCCCCCATTACCTGTCGCTCTCTCGGGGGTCCCAcggttgggggggggggggaatcctGCGCcgcacccccccccccaccgcCGCCAGCACGGCCGCGCCCGGGCCGGGGGCTCACGGGGGGCGTTGGCCCATGGCGGGGGGGGGTCTAGCGGCCTGCGGGGGAGGGGCAGCGGGTGGTCACCGGGCGCGGGaggggccgcggggccgcccccatcgctcccctcctcctcctcctcctcctcctccctcaccGGCCGCTCCCGCCTCCCGCTcgcgccgctccgccgccgctgACGCAGCGTCCGGGACGCGCCGCGCCCGCGATGGCGCCGCCTGGCGGCGGGGAGGACCGCCTGCGCCCCGGTCACGTGGGGAGGGCGTGGCTTCCAGCGAGTGGGCGTGGCTTCTCCACCAGTGGGCGTGGTTTGAGGCGGGGCGCGGCAACGCCCTTAAAGCGCAACATCACTTCCGGTTCGCACTTCCGGGTCctgccgccgccaccgccgccgccgccgccggtaACGGCTCCGGGCCGGCCCCGCCatgttcctcctcctcctcctcctcccgccgccgccgcccccatGAGCCGCAAGAAAAGCGGCTTCGCCATCACCAGCGTCCGCGGCGGAGCCACCGCGCCCGGCGATGCCTCCGGTGCCGCCACCggttcttcctcttcctccaccgGCAGCCCCGGCAGCGGCTCCCGGTTCCGCCTCGTTCGCTTGCTGTGGCCGGGGGAGGtgctgcggcggggccggtggCTGTGCCGCGATTTCTACGAGCGGGACGCGTccccgcggggcggcggcggcggcggcggcggcggcggcgggagggtCCCGGTGTCGCTGGACGCCccccgggccgcccccgccgcccacCAGCCCCGGTCCCTCGGGGCCTTCGCGGAGCTCGTGCAGCAGGTGAGAGGGGGCGGGGTTTACCGGAGGGGCGTGGCCGGGGTGACCACGCCCCCTCCCaacccaatttttggggttttttttcaggctttgcCCCCAAAACCGCCCTCGCCACGCCCAGGGGGCGGGGCCGAGCTCAGCGCGCGCCTGGGATTGGCTGgcgaggaggaagaggaggaagggtGAGGCGGGACTTCCGGTttgggggggcggggccgggaagGTGTGAGGGAGGGGGGCGGGGctgcccctccccacccccccaaaaaattaaaaatatttaaaaaacgaaaaggggagaaaggaaatggggatgggggggaaggaaatggggaaagggggggaaggaaatggggatggggggaaggaaatggggatggggggaggaaatggggatgggggggaggaaatggggatggggggaaggaaatgggtctgggggggtGGGTGagtgggtgggggaggggccatgTCCGTCCGTCTGTCTGACCCCCCCCGGCCTTGTCcgcagcgccgggagcggcgTCAGCGCCATCGACAACAAGATCGAGAGAGCCATGGTGAGACCAGGGGGGGTGATGGCGGGGGGCGTGGGGGGTTCAGGAGGGAGattgggggtcctgggaggcAGCTCgggggtcctgggagggagATTGGGTgtcctgggaggagattggggggctcaggagggagattgggggtcctgggaggaGCTCGGGGGTCCTGAGAGGAGGttggggggctcaggagggAGATTGGGGGGCCTGGGAGGAGATCgggggtcctgggagggagattgggggtcctgggaggaGATTGAGGGTCCTGGGAGGGAGATTGGGTGGCTCAGGAGGGAgattgggggtcctgggggggagattgggggtcctgggaggagattgggggtcctgggaggaGATCGGGGGTCCTGGGAGGAACTCAGGGGTCCTGGGAGGGAGCTTGGGGGTCCTGAGAGGAGACTGGGGGTCCTGGGAAGGAGCCTGGGGGTCCCTGAAGGTGACTCCGGGGGTCCCAGCAATGAGCCCGGGGGTCCCAGGAAGGagccggggggtcccgggaaGGAGCCCGGGGGTCCTGGGAAcgggcccaggggtcccaggaAGGAGCCTGGGGGTCCCTGAAGGCGACTCGGGGGTCCCGGGAAggagcccgggggtcccggggccgcCCCTGCGCTCTCTCGGTGACCGTCGCCGCCGTCCCGCAGGACCTGGTGAAGTCGCACCTGCTGCTGGCGGTGCGGGAGGAGGTGGAGGCGCTGCGGGAGCAGATCCGGGAGCTGAGCGAGCGGCGCGCGGCGCTGGAGCGGGAGAACCGGCTGCTCCGGGCGCTGGCCACGCCGCAGCAGCTGTCCCGCCTGCCGGCCctgccgccgccggggccgcccccggggccgccctgAGCCCGGGGGGACTCCTGGAGTGTCCCGGGGGACTCCCGGGAGCGTCCCGGGGGCTCCgtgcccgctgctgccgccgcccgcGCTGGGGGAGCGCCGTCGAGTCCCCGGCCCTTCCTGCGCCATTCCGGGCGCTTTTTAATAAACCCGCGGTTTTTACAGCACGAGGGCGCGCCGTGCTcgttttggggggaaaaacgaGCGAATCGGGGATTAAAAACCTTTGGCCAAGGCGGGACTCGAACCCGCGGCCTCCGGGgcgcggccgccatcttggggAGGTCAGGGCGGCGCCATCTTGGGGAGGTCTCCGGTAAGGGGGCGTGGCCACCGGCGggaagggggcgtggcctccgCCGCCGCCATGAGGCCgcgcgcgctcccgccgccgccgccgccgcccggggggATCCTGAggcggggggggcgcggggggggcaACCGGCAGGTGTGGGGAGGGGGAacgggacagccccgggacaccggggacagcccggaACCGGCGGGAGGGGGAACCGGGAGGAaccgggacaccccaaaccgGCACCGGGACGCgctggggggacaccgggggggcGGTGAGACCCTCCCCCCGTTTCCGGAACGCGGGACACCCCGatttccccccccccgcccccgttCCAGGTGCGTTTCGCCGTGCAGGacgaggaggatgaggaggaggatgatgaaggcGCAGCGGCGCCCCCCGCCCTGGCGACCCCCACCGTGCACAGCACCGGCCGCGGGGCTCCCGGTGCGGCGCCCCCCGAACCGTTCGACGCCCCccgggcggcggccgcgctgctccGGTGCTCCTTCGCCGCCCGCTCGGCGCtgggcggggcggcggccgcgggtCAGTGCGGGCAGGGGGCGGCCCGGGACCCCCAGCAACCCCCCCCGGTGTTACCGGAACCCCCCCGGTGTTACCGGAACCCCCCCGGTGTGACCGGAATCCCCCGGTGTGACCGGAATCTCCCCGGTGTGACCGGAACCCCCCGGTGTGACCCCAATCCCCCCGGTGTGACCGGAACCCCCCGGTGTGACCGGAACCCCCCCGGTGTGACCGGAATCCCCCCGGTGTGACCGGAACCCCCCGGTGTGACCGGAATTCCCCCGGTGTCACCGGAACCCCCCCGGTGTGACCGGAATCCCCCCGGTGTGACCGAACCCCCCCGGTGTGACCGGAATCCCCCCGGTGTGACCGGAACCCCCCCCGGTGTGACCGGAACCCCCCCCGGTGTGACCGGAATCCCCCCGGTGTGACCGGAACCCTCCCGGTGTGACCGGAACCCTCCCGGTGTGACCGGGACCCCCCGCTGTGACCGGAACCCCCCGGTGTGACCGGAACCCCCCCGGTGTGACCGAACCCCCCGGTGTGACCGGAATCCTCCCGGTGAGACCGGAACCCCCCCGGTGTGACCGGAACCCCCCGGTGTGACTGAAACCCCCGGTGTGATCGGAATTCTCCCGGTGTGACCCCAATCCCCCCGGTGCGACCGGAACCCCCCCGGTGTGACCGGAATCTCCCGGTGTGACCGGAATTCTCCCGGTGTGACCGGAACCCCCCGGTGTGACCGGAATCCCCCCGGTGTGACCGAACCCCCCCGGTGTGACCGGAACCCCCCGGTGTGACCGGAATCTCCCGGTGTGACCGAATCCCCCGGTGTGACCGGAACCCCCCGGTATAACCGGAATTCTCCCGGTGTGACCGGAATTCTCCCGGTTTGACCGGAACCCCCCGGTGTGACCGGAATCTCCCGGTGTGACCGGAACCCTCCCGGTATAACCGGATTTCTCCCGGTTTCAGCCATGAACgtgccgcccgcccgccgcctctTCCGCGGCCTCGTCAGTCTCGCTGTGCCCCCCCCACAACCGGGGCCGCGCAGGGGGGGCGCGGTGAGCCCCCCCCGGCAGGTgagaccccctccccaaaatcccaaatcccacccgaGACCCCCCCGCAGGTgagaccccctccccaaaatcccaaatcccaccccgagaccccccccgcaggtgagaccccccccaaattccacccgAGACCCCCCCAcgtgagacccctccccaaatcccaaatcccacctgagaccccccccaaatccgagacccctccccaaattccactCTGAGCCCCCCCCGCaagtgagaccccccccaaatcccaaatcccacccgagacccccaccccaaatcccacccaagaCCCCCCCCAGATGAGACgccaccccaaattccaccctgagaccccccccaaatcccacccgagatccccaccccaaatcccactctgAGCCCCTCCagctgagacccctccccaaatcccacccgagacccccccaaatcccccaccCAGTGCTGGTGGGACCCCCACCCTCTCTGTGCCCCTGTaggtgagacccccccccagttgagacccccccaaatcccccccgagccccctccccagccccccgcCCACCCTCTCCGTGCCCCCccaggtgagacccctccccaaacccctccccagccccccgcCCACCCTCTCGGTGCCCccccaggtgagacccccaccccaaatcccacccaagacccctccccaaatccaagacccccccaaatcccccccgagccccctccccaaatcccccccaagccccccgcCCACCTCTCGGTGCCCCCCCAGGTGAgaccctccccaaatccccctgagcccctccccagccccccgcCCACCTCTCGGTGCCCCCCCAGGGCCCGGGCCCGTCGCTGGCCGCGCTgtccgggacccccgggacccccgggacccccgcccgcGCCGTGGGGTGGCCGTGGCCGcccccccccgcgccccccgcgcccccccggGCGGTGCCGCGCCCCCCCCCCAATACCTTCACCATGTACCgcaagctgcagcagtggggggGGCGCTGAGGGggcgccccctccccaaaatccccctttttccccccaaaaataataaatttgtgACTTTGGACTCTGTGtgacccccccaccccaaaaaacgaCCCCCCCGTGCTGACCAATCACCTCCTTTATTCGGGGCCCCCCCCCACACAGAGCAAacatgggggggggggagggacaccccaaaaatgggggggaggggggagcaAACGGAGCCCCTCCCCCCGTTTGGCAGCcggtgggggaggggagtgAGATccggacccccccccccaaaaaaaaaccaactcagGAGCGTCGGGGCccccccgggccggggggagtttggggggctcagggggcgTCGCTTTGTCCCTTCTGGAAGAGATAAATCGGCCGCTGGAAGCCTGGGGGGGCAaatgggggaccccaaattatTCACAGCCCCCCCTGGgaacccccagacccaaattacCCCCGGAGCTGGGGGGGGAATAATGGGGtgaggggggaccccaaattatTCACAGCCCCCACCTGGAAACCCCCagacccaaaatccacccggAGCTgggaggggggaccccaaattatCCACAGCCcaaccctgggaacccccagacccaaaatccaccagGATCTGgcaggggggaccccaaattatTCACAGCCCCCCCTGGAAAACCCCCagacccaaaatccaccaggagctgggggtgaggggggaccccaaattatTCACAGCCCTCCCCTGGAAACCCCCAGACCCAAAATACCCCCGGATTTAGGGGATCCCAAACAGCCCCGATTTGGGGATCCCAAATACCCAAATAGCCCAAATTTGGGGATCCCAAATACCTAAACAGTCCCGATTTGGGATATCCCAAACAGCCCAAATTTGGGAtatcccaaacacccaaacagccccatTTTGGGGATCCCAAATACTCA
Coding sequences:
- the LOC115492699 gene encoding neuronal tyrosine-phosphorylated phosphoinositide-3-kinase adapter 1, which produces MSAPPRSELAAAAAALLRLGEERPPAAAMSLLQRKGRPEWRPREEEPRKGVPKAREGGSLRRPLRVGFLTLPAPQERGPRPCAPGMAPRSLSCHAVGLPEPGVPLRPPGPRSGPPEGRGLEAPPAKRGGTPRGGCVRQTPPLKPSRSPQTRLSSGAPPPALTEQGEAEEPVYIEMVGDARGVPGGDPRRGGPVGAPPAPTEEPEAIYEEMSCPLPAGEGPGHAPFHGHAPFHGHAPFHGHAPSHGHAPSHGHAPLGGPALHPGHAPFSGHAPFSGHAPPAGRAPFVGHAPFSGPAPIPPPFPNLLPPRPPPLAPPPEAASRLPLPSRREAPPPARARSHSTPLPPHHAPGGAGGRERGGGAGLGPLPLPPPAEAPPPGKRPPAYESVRGGVAAAGPALGREEDTPLRRGGGGASARRGKETEKAPEPPREERAAAAPPPSGIPVRAEGPRGRPGPALPCQTFPACGRASELPGGPRLGRSASTSGVRQAGAPPFPRGPPTSRPLSGGVPGGGFPAAAAAPRARDGQLQEVIDRKRCVCTEIKARGGGGGGCASRTACPPCPPPPPGKGAPLPRGAPRPRRPPAPPRPAGRTPCSGTPPSDPPTPGCLEHPKSAPEPGGGPRDRGVGGGS
- the LOC121468481 gene encoding uncharacterized protein, whose protein sequence is MAPPGGGEDRLRPGHVGRAWLPASGRGFSTSGRGLRRGAATPLKRNITSGSHFRVLPPPPPPPPPVTAPGRPRHVPPPPPPPAAAAPMSRKKSGFAITSVRGGATAPGDASGAATGSSSSSTGSPGSGSRFRLVRLLWPGEVLRRGRWLCRDFYERDASPRGGGGGGGGGGGRVPVSLDAPRAAPAAHQPRSLGAFAELVQQALPPKPPSPRPGGGAELSARLGLAGEEEEEEGAGSGVSAIDNKIERAMDLVKSHLLLAVREEVEALREQIRELSERRAALERENRLLRALATPQQLSRLPALPPPGPPPGPP
- the LOC115492733 gene encoding uncharacterized protein isoform X1 — its product is MRPRALPPPPPPPGGILRRGGRGGGNRQVRFAVQDEEDEEEDDEGAAAPPALATPTVHSTGRGAPGAAPPEPFDAPRAAAALLRCSFAARSALGGAAAAAMNVPPARRLFRGLVSLAVPPPQPGPRRGGAVSPPRQGPGPSLAALSGTPGTPGTPARAVGWPWPPPPAPPAPPRAVPRPPPNTFTMYRKLQQWGGR
- the LOC115492733 gene encoding uncharacterized protein isoform X2 codes for the protein MRPRALPPPPPPPGGILRRGGRGGGNRQVRFAVQDEEDEEEDDEGAAAPPALATPTVHSTGRGAPAMNVPPARRLFRGLVSLAVPPPQPGPRRGGAVSPPRQGPGPSLAALSGTPGTPGTPARAVGWPWPPPPAPPAPPRAVPRPPPNTFTMYRKLQQWGGR